Proteins encoded in a region of the Labrus mixtus chromosome 19, fLabMix1.1, whole genome shotgun sequence genome:
- the LOC132994340 gene encoding arylamine N-acetyltransferase, pineal gland isozyme NAT-10-like, with amino-acid sequence MTSSEMDVKTYLARVGFCGPAESSLHVLRSLHRCHQLSVPFENLTVHSGGRVKLDPPLLYDKIVNQRRGGFCFENNGLFSWLLRQLGFQVTLFSAQVKSLKTGFYGPPFDHLVLMVSLDGKRWLCDVGFGGPGFSDPLSLETSGPQEQGHRVYRIRKDERMHFLEWQREENRGTDGDWTEIYKFTLEPRCLEDFVELCQYHQSSPCSIFYCKSVCTILKPGGRLTYIGRRLITTTYPTEAKGFETTTMQLKDEEIPHVLAVEFGVVLKSPLIPKDEDITPPPAMY; translated from the coding sequence ATGACTTCCTCTGAGATGGACGTGAAGACATATCTAGCTCGTGTTGGGTTTTGTGGCCCAGCCGAGTCGAGCCTGCACGTCCTCCGGTCTCTTCACCGCTGCCACCAGCTGTCGGTGCCCTTTGAAAACCTCACGGTGCACAGCGGCGGACGTGTGAAACTAGACCCCCCTCTTCTGTACGACAAGATAGTGAACCAGCGCAGAGGGGGTTTCTGTTTCGAGAATAACGGCCTGTTCTCCTGGCTGCTGCGCCAACTGGGTTTCCAGGTGACACTGTTCTCAGCTCAGGTGAAGAGTCTGAAGACCGGTTTCTACGGGCCACCTTTTGACCACTTGGTCCTCATGGTGAGCCTGGATGGAAAGCGTTGGCTCTGCGACGTCGGGTTCGGCGGGCCTGGCTTTAGTGACCCACTTTCACTTGAGACCAGCGGCCCCCAGGAGCAAGGCCACCGTGTGTACCGGATCAGAAAGGACGAGAGGATGCACTTCCTGGAGTGGCAGCGGGAGGAGAACAGAGGGACGGATGGAGACTGGACAGAGATCTACAAGTTTACTCTTGAACCTCGGTGCCTGGAGGACTTTGTAGAGCTGTGCCAGTATCACCAAAGCTCCCCCTGCTCAATCTTCTACTGCAAGTCCGTCTGCACGATTTTAAAGCCAGGAGGTAGGCTCACCTATATTGGCCGCAGACTGATCACCACCACCTATCCAACTGAGGCTAAAGGGTTTGAAACGACCACCATGCAACTCAAAGATGAAGAGATCCCACATGTTCTAGCAGTGGAGTTCGGAGTTGTACTTAAATCTCCGCTGATACCAAAGGATGAGGATATCACACCACCACCTGCCATGTACTGA